From the Calorimonas adulescens genome, one window contains:
- a CDS encoding aminotransferase class V-fold PLP-dependent enzyme: protein MIYLDNAATSWPKPDSVAKAVYDCIVNKGANPGRSGYKMAIEAGRIVLECREALSDFFGIDDPMRVIFASNATDALNMAIKGLLRPGQHAVTSSMEHNSVARPLKKLEHIGVETSFVTADGSGLVSPDDIEKAIRPNTAVIILTMASNVTGTIQPYREVGQIAKKHGIPFLLDAAQGAGHIPIDVNRDNVDILAFPGHKGLLGPQGTGGLYIREGIELDTIVEGGTGSRSDLITQPDILPDRYESGTLNTPGIAGLKAGIDYINSVGIEKIREYEINLCSMIINGLKGIEGVQVYGLKDPEGHAGIVSFNIGDMNSTEISYVLDSEFDIEVRAGLHCSGIAHKTIGTFKQGTVRVSPGPFTTEEEVDRLIEAVRWIAKL, encoded by the coding sequence ATGATATACCTTGATAATGCCGCCACGTCGTGGCCAAAACCAGACAGCGTAGCGAAGGCAGTATATGACTGTATTGTAAATAAGGGTGCAAATCCAGGCAGAAGCGGTTACAAGATGGCTATAGAGGCTGGAAGGATAGTATTAGAATGTCGAGAAGCGCTGTCTGACTTTTTTGGGATAGATGACCCTATGAGGGTGATTTTTGCGTCAAACGCCACTGATGCCCTTAATATGGCCATAAAGGGACTATTAAGGCCAGGCCAGCATGCAGTAACAAGCAGCATGGAGCATAACTCTGTGGCCAGGCCACTTAAAAAATTGGAACACATCGGTGTAGAGACGTCATTTGTAACTGCTGACGGCAGTGGCCTTGTATCACCGGACGACATAGAGAAGGCCATAAGGCCAAACACAGCGGTTATAATCCTCACTATGGCCTCCAATGTAACAGGAACAATCCAGCCATACAGGGAGGTAGGACAGATAGCAAAAAAGCATGGAATTCCATTCCTTTTAGATGCGGCCCAGGGGGCAGGGCATATACCGATAGATGTAAACAGGGATAACGTTGACATACTGGCTTTCCCGGGACATAAGGGACTTTTGGGGCCGCAGGGGACAGGGGGACTATATATACGGGAGGGCATTGAGCTGGATACTATAGTAGAAGGCGGCACGGGCAGCCGTTCTGACCTGATCACGCAGCCTGATATTTTGCCTGACAGGTATGAGAGTGGCACGCTGAACACCCCCGGCATTGCCGGTTTAAAGGCCGGTATAGACTATATAAACAGCGTTGGGATTGAGAAAATTAGAGAATATGAGATAAATCTCTGCAGCATGATAATAAATGGCCTTAAGGGTATTGAAGGAGTTCAAGTATATGGTCTGAAAGATCCGGAAGGGCACGCAGGTATTGTTTCATTCAATATTGGGGATATGAATTCTACAGAGATATCATATGTACTTGACAGTGAATTTGATATAGAAGTAAGGGCCGGACTGCACTGTTCCGGAATAGCCCACAAGACCATAGGGACATTTAAGCAAGGGACAGTCCGTGTAAGCCCGGGGCCTTTTACAACTGAAGAAGAGGTTGATAGGCTTATAGAGGCAGTAAGGTGGATAGCTAAATTGTAA
- a CDS encoding PhzF family phenazine biosynthesis protein → MAPLLGISEEAATGTANGALGMYLRESGLVDENPLRFNAEQGIAMGRPSLISVEVTKGERYGVKVGGAAKIIVEGELCV, encoded by the coding sequence ATGGCGCCTTTACTGGGCATAAGCGAGGAGGCGGCGACGGGCACCGCCAATGGTGCTCTGGGTATGTATCTGAGGGAGTCGGGTCTTGTCGATGAAAATCCGTTGAGGTTCAATGCAGAACAGGGTATAGCCATGGGCAGGCCCAGTCTTATATCTGTAGAGGTTACCAAAGGAGAAAGATACGGGGTAAAGGTTGGTGGGGCAGCAAAGATAATAGTTGAAGGAGAGCTTTGTGTTTAA
- a CDS encoding ParB/RepB/Spo0J family partition protein gives MRKGLGKGLQALIPETDTTPANEISIDEIIPNENQPRKDFDEEALASLTESVRQYGVLQPILVTPTDGGYRIVAGERRYRAAKAAGLEKIPAVVRTITEEEVMELALIENLQREDLNPIEEARAYRTLMEEYSLTQEEIAKIIGKSRPAIANSLRLLNLEPRVREFVEAGRLSAGHAKALLGVENPAKQYEVALKVMNEDLSVRETEKIVSKLVEQNRAKSKKTREVKKDPIIKNIEDRLEKALGTKVQINTGKKGGKIYIEYYSNEELERIIEVIGG, from the coding sequence AGGGTCTACAGGCATTGATACCGGAAACCGATACGACGCCAGCAAATGAAATATCCATAGATGAGATTATACCCAATGAAAATCAGCCGCGTAAGGATTTCGATGAGGAAGCCTTAGCTTCACTTACGGAGTCGGTCAGGCAATATGGTGTTCTGCAGCCAATACTGGTGACGCCGACTGATGGAGGATACAGGATTGTGGCAGGGGAGAGAAGATACAGGGCTGCAAAGGCAGCGGGCCTTGAGAAGATACCTGCCGTGGTGAGGACAATAACCGAGGAGGAGGTTATGGAACTCGCCCTGATAGAGAATCTTCAGAGGGAGGATTTAAATCCAATCGAGGAGGCAAGGGCTTACAGGACGCTGATGGAGGAGTACAGCTTGACTCAGGAAGAAATAGCGAAGATAATTGGCAAGAGCAGGCCAGCCATAGCTAATTCCTTAAGGTTGTTAAACCTTGAGCCAAGGGTCAGAGAGTTTGTGGAAGCGGGCAGGCTGTCTGCCGGACACGCCAAAGCTCTTCTTGGTGTAGAAAACCCTGCAAAACAGTATGAAGTAGCCTTAAAGGTGATGAATGAAGACCTGAGTGTCAGGGAGACAGAGAAAATAGTATCTAAACTGGTGGAACAAAACAGAGCTAAAAGTAAGAAGACAAGAGAGGTTAAAAAAGACCCCATAATTAAGAATATCGAGGACCGTTTAGAAAAGGCATTGGGGACAAAGGTGCAGATAAATACAGGGAAAAAGGGTGGTAAGATTTACATAGAGTATTATTCAAATGAAGAGCTGGAGAGGATAATAGAGGTTATAGGTGGGTGA